A segment of the Brevundimonas sp. M20 genome:
CGCGTCGATCCACATCGACACCCCCGCCCTGCTGGTCGCCGGGTCGCTGGACGGCCGAACGCCGCTGGAGGAACAGGCCGAGGTCATCGCCCAGTTCCGCAACCGGTCGCAGGTTCTGGTCGAAAACGCCGGCCACAACGTCTTCGAGGCCCATCCGGAGGTGCAGCCCCTGCTGGTCCGCTTCTTCAGTGAGCAGCCCGTCGCCGACACCACCCTGACCCTGCCGCCGCCGACGTTCGCGGCGGGATGAATATCGTCATCCGGGATCGGGCCTCATGGACAGATACAGGCGAACGCCGGGATAGTCAGAGCCATGTCCGCGCCCCTCTCCGCCCTCCCCGTCCCCGCCCCCATCCCGGCAGTTGGCGTCGTCTGTCTGCGCGACGAGACCGTCCTTCTGATCCGCCGGGGCAAGCCGCCGCGCATGGGCGAATGGAGTCTGCCCGGCGGCCGCATCGAACCCGGCGAGAAGGCCGTCGATGCGGCCTTGCGCGAACTCATGGAAGAGACCGGCGTCACCGCCCGGATCACCGGCCTGCTGGACGTCGTGGACGGCATATTCCCCGAGGCGAACCGGCACTACGTCCTGATCGACTACGCCGCCGACTGGGTGTCGGGCGAGCCGGTGGCGGGCGACGATGCGCTGGAGGCGCGCTTCGTGCAGCTGGATCAGGTCGAGGCCCTGATCGACTGGTCCGAAACGCGGCGGATCATCGCACTGGCGGCCGCCAAACGCAGCTGAACGGCGAAGATTACGGGGTTGTCATCAACCACCGGTCCGGTTTCGGTGGCGCGCGCCCCCCGGCCTGATACCCTGCCGGGAATTGGGAGGCACTGATGGACTTTTCTATTCTCTTCTTCGTGGCGCTGGTCGTCCTGGCCTTCGTCCTGCTGTTCAGCGTGGTGAAGATCGTGCCGCAAGGCCGTGAATTCACGGTCGAACGCTTCGGCAAATACACCCGCACCCTGTCGCCGGGCATCAGCATCCTGACCCCGTTCGTCGAGCGCATCGGCCGTCGCATGAACATGATGGAACAGGTGCTGGACGTCCCCACCCAGGAAGTCATCACCAAGGACAACGCCGTGGTGAAGGTCGACGGCATCGTCTTCATCCAGGTCATGGACGCCGCCCGCG
Coding sequences within it:
- a CDS encoding NUDIX hydrolase, whose translation is MSAPLSALPVPAPIPAVGVVCLRDETVLLIRRGKPPRMGEWSLPGGRIEPGEKAVDAALRELMEETGVTARITGLLDVVDGIFPEANRHYVLIDYAADWVSGEPVAGDDALEARFVQLDQVEALIDWSETRRIIALAAAKRS